TATACATCGCAATTGCATTCATTAGCTTCTCTTGTTTGTGTCCATTTAACTTCAAACCAAGATTTTCTAAAATATATTGGTCCCAGATAGGCATTCCGTCATTCAAAGTAGCTATCATTTTACTAGAGAAGGATGCTTCAACATTCCCTGTCATTTTATAAAGTGCTGTTATGATTTCTTCAAATGAGGGAGCTATGTTTTTCTTTTCCTGAAATAATGAGAAGAAATCTGTTCTCCAATCTCTACCCCGGCGTACACGATAAAATCCATTAAATACCTTCTGGAACTCTCTGTCCTGCGAAACATCCACCTTTTGTACCATGAGCATTATTTTTTTATATTTTTCAAGACCAAAACTGAAAGCAAGACTCTCTTCAATGATTGTACTTGCATTAATTTCTTTAAGCATTTTTGCCTCCATCTAAGCGTGTGATCTGCGCAAGCTTTGATAGACACTTTTTGATCAATGGTCTGAGTACGATTTAGTTTACACATTTGTGGATAGGCCGCTTCTGGAGACAGAGGGAGGTCCTATGGACTACAAAAGATACACGCTTGAAGAGAAAATTAAGTTTCTCGATGCACTCGAGAAAATGGGAACGGTTGCCAGTGCAGCCAGAAGCATGGGCATTCACGATGATGATGTTTGCTATCGTTGGGCGAGGAAAAAGGACGAGCTGAGAGCCGCTTATGCGTTGTCCTGCAACCCAGACAGGCCGGTCAAACAGGTTCGAAGGAGAGGATCCAAGATTCCCCTACAGGACAAGATACAATGCATCATGGCCATAGATGGAGGAATGAGCATCCACCGTGCTTCCGTGGAATTTAACAAGAATCTTGCAAGCGTTCAATCCTGGTATAGGAGCAAAGAAGAGCTTTTGGCATTATACTATTCCCAGCAGAAAGCCAGTTTGGAGAAGGAATCATCTCCACCGGATACTGTATGGGAGGTCCAGATGACCAAAGAGAAGGCTGACGAACATCTGGTGAGGCAGTGCAAGGCACTGGCCAAGGAGAACGAGTATCTGAAAGACAGGGTCATGTTCCTGGAGAAACTAAATGAGATCCTCAAGCAGCGAGGCGGGCCGGTAAAAAAAAAGAGCTCTTCACCGCAATCGGGCTGTGCATTGAGCAAGGAGGACGAATGAATGTGAGGAGGCTCTGTGCAGTCGCAGGTGTCTCCCGTTGTGGGTTCTACAAATACTACGGCAGTCATAAATCGACGCGGGCACTGAAAGACAAGGTTATAGCTGAGGCTGTAGATGAAATGTAAGCGTCGTCTCGTTGCCAATATGAACTGACCCCCTGCTGCCTTATCATATAAGTAAACAGGAGGCGACGGTAATAATTGGATGATCAACTTGGACTAGATGGACTTTCCTCTCAGCATGTAGGGTTCAGTCCTGTTTGGGTCAGGCTTGGCGCTGAGCAGGAACTCCCTGAGAGGCCTTGCCTCTTCCATGGGGATGTTCCAGGGAAGCAAGCCTTCCCAGTCTTCTTCAGAAGTGCATCCCGGGGCCTTTTCCATCACCAGGTACAGATAATCCTCAGGATTGATGTTGTTTGCCTTTGCACTTTCCACCAGGCTGAACAGCAGAGCGGAAGCCTTTGCACCATTCACGGTGTTGGCAAACAGCCAGTTGCTCCTTCCAATCGAGAATGGCCTGATCTTTGCCTCGACCTCGTTGTTGTCGAGACGGGCAAGCGCATGGTTGCAATAACGGACCAGTCCATCCCAATGGCTGGTGGTATATTCAAAGGCCTTGCCGAGCTCGGTTTTCGGCGGGATGCCTGCATTCCTGTCAAGGAACTCCCTCAGTTCGGCCAGGGGTTCCCTGGCTGCTGTGGCGCGCTGCTCGACGAACGCTTCATCATCCAGCTCGCCTGCAAGCCATCGCTCCCTGACCTGGTTGTCGGCATGGTAAAGGTTCCCTATCAGGGTGACGGCTTTTTTCGCCTTTTGCGCCTTGGGGTTCGCCTTCACAATCTCTGCGAAGCGACGGCGGGCATGGGCCCAACACAACAGATGGGTGATCCCGGTGCCCTTTCCTATGGGAATGTATTGCTGCAGGCCATCCGTTTGCAGGATGCCCCGGTAGCCTTCGATCAAGGGGGAAAGTTCCTTGCCGCTGTTGCCCGTGCGATAGGTGAACAGGATTGCCTTGCGTGTCTTGGAAGTCCCGACCTGCACCACCATGCAGGACTTGTCGGTTGCCTTCCGCCCCGGTTCATGAAGCACCTGAACCCTGGTCTCATCCATCCCCACCATCGGGCTGGAAAGCACTGCTTTGCCCAGGCTCCTTCCCAACGGCTCCAATGCCTTTCCGGCCTCGACCACCCAGGAGGAGAGTGTCTGCCTCGAAAGCGGCAAACCCTCGCGAGTGAACATTTCCGATTGCCGGTAGAGGGGAAGGTGGTCGCAGAACTTGCGGCTCACCACCGAGGCTACCAGCGAGCTGTCCGCCATCGAGGATGGGAGCAATGCAGTGGAGGGCTCGGTGACCAGGTTGGTCTCGCCGCTTCCGGTGTCAGCCTCGCAACTGGGGCAGGCAGCCTGCTCATACACATCCTGGACCACCACCATGGTGGCGGGGATCCTCACCAGCCGGTTGATGGTCTTGGTGCCGGTCACCTCGAGGGTGGTGCCACAGCGCCTGCAATCCTTGTTTTCATCGGAGAGTGCATGGAAGCGGACAATGGTTGGGGTGTTTGCAGGGACGCTGAGAATGGTGTGCCTGCGCTTTTTCTTGTTGCCGGTATCCGCTTTCTCCTGCTGTCTCTCTTCCTCGATCTCCTCTGCTGTGGGAACCCCCACCTCGGCCTCGTCGAAAAGATTGAGCTGGCCGGAAGTCTCGGATGAGGGGCAGAACTTGCGGGCGGTGAGCAGGGCGATGCGCTCGAGCAACTGGTCGTGCTGGCTCCTGAGCTGTGAGTAGGCATCCTGGCCTTCGGCCAGTTGCATACGGACATGGGAGAGCTGGTCCTGCGTCTCTGATAGCTGGTTCTCCAGCATCTGCACCCGTCTCTCAAGTTCCTGTTCACGCTCGCTCATCTGTATGTCTCCCATACCGTTTAATTATATGGGAATTATATCAGAAAAGAGTATTTAATGCAATGCATTGAAAGAATTTAGGTGATATTTATCACCCCATGGACTCGTACCTGAGCACCGGCAAAAGGTTCCAGCAGTCGATGCCCGAGAGCAGCATGATGAGCTGGTCATTGGAGATGGCCCTTGCCCTCTCCATGCTCCTGGGCCAGGGGAACCTGCCCTTCTGGAGGTTCTTCTGCAACAGCCAGAAACCATTGTCCTCCCACAGCAGGATCTTGATCTTGTCACGGTGTCTTGAGCAGAAGAGGAACATGCACTTGTCGAAGGGGGAGAGCTCCATTTCCTGCTCCACCAGCAGGGCTAATGCATGGGACCCCTTACGGAAATCGACATGACCAGGCCTCAGGTACAGCCTGTAGCCTTTGGTGTCAAACAACATGGCTGGCCTCCAGGATGGAGAGGCAGGTCCATAGGTCCCTGCCCGAGAACCCGGCATGCATGGTCACCGATACCTTGTTGGCAAAGGTGATCGTGATCCCGCCCTTCTTGGCCGGGCCCAGTGGTTCCTGGGTGAAGGTCGGTGCTGGGCGCTCGGAATACGAGGAGCTCTTCACCTCGAAGAACCCTTCCTCGGTCTTCTCCCTGGGATATCCCTGGACGTTGTATACATAGTCCTGTGCTTCCTTTGGGGAAGGGTTCCTCCCGGAAACATTGATCTTGCAGTATTGGTTGCGTCTGTCGTTCATCGCTTCCTCCTGCCCATCATTGTGCAGAAGGTGGTTACCATTTCATAGGACCGACGAGATTACGCTTACGATGAAATCCAGCAGCGGTATCATTTCAGTGTCGGATACCGCAAGATGGCCCCCCTGCTTCAGACCGAATCCGGAATTAAGACAAGCCAGAGAAGAGTCCATAGAATCATGAGGGAGAAAGGTCTGCAGTCCACGGTCCGGCCGAAGAAATATACTGCTGAGATATACCTCAGGAGGAAACAAATGAAGGAATCTCTTCCTCCTGACCTCATTCAGCGCAAGTTCTTCTCCCTTGAGCCTTTCAAACGGCTGGTTGAGGACATCACCTACCTGCCGTGTCTTGAGCAGATGATGTACCTGAACTCCATCGAGGATCTGTTCAACGGGGAGATTCCTGCATACGCAATCTCGGAGATGGTTGATTCCAAGCTCTGCACGGATACTGTCGACATCCTGGCCGGGAAGATCGATGATACCCAAGGCGCCATTCTGCACAGCGACCTCGGCTCCACATATCTGTCGTATGCATACAGGGATCTCCTGGAGAAGCTCGGCATACGCATAAGCCTGGGAGAGGTGTGCTATGATAATGCGGCGATGGAATCGCTTAACAGCATAATCAAGACCGAATGCCTCTACTGCCGATTCGGGAAAAGCAACGTAAAGAACCATAAGGTGCCCAAGAAGGATGTGATCGCAGCGGTCGTCGAGTTCATCGAATACTACAACACAACACGCCCCAAGGAGAGCCTGGGATTCATGTCACCCGTTGAATTCCGGCTCAGGAATCCCAAAGGCACATACCCTGTTGTTATCTCCTAGGGGGAAGATCAATACTTCTTTACAGAGGAGCGGTTCATGCACATGAAGCAACATGCAGGACGCAGCATGAGAATTATGGAGCCTCATATTGACAGGAAGGGAATAGAGATGGACTATAAGTCTGGATGGAGTTGTAAACCAGTATGGTTGCAGTCACTGAAAAAGTGTCTCCAAATCGAGCTCCTGTTAGGTGGCAAATTATCTAATCAGGAAGAAAGCAGAAAATTGCAAATTGCTTTAGCAAGGACTGCATAAGCATGGTACATTACTTGCACATTCTCCTATAAAGGAAAAGGAGAGGGCCTCCCGTGGAAAGTAGGACCCCCTCCAAGTTGCAATAATGCTCTTAGAGATTGCCATTGAACTGGCTCAATTGCAAGTGGTTGACGGCAAGGAACACCCAGAATCCAAGATGCTGGGCATCTTCCATTGCATCTTCTGTAATCACCTGCTCCATGGTCATGGGTGGAGGAAACGCTATTTCATAGACCAGTCCCTGAGCAGCATGCAGGTATGGCTCCACAGGAAGGTTTGCCCTTGCTGCGGGAAGACTTTCACCCTTTTGCCCAGCTGGGTCCATGCATTCAAGCTGTTCAGTCTCGAGACCATCTGCCTCCTGTTGGGTTACAAGCTCCAGAAAGGCCATTTCAACACGGTCCCTGGGGTGTCCGGCTACCTGCAGAGGACATGGTGGAGAAGTTATTCCCACAGGAGCAGGGTGGATACAGACTTCCCCGACCATGGGAAGGTATTTCACATGCTCAGGGCCCGGCTCAGGGGATGCATAAGCTCCCCACCATCGGTAATCATCGTGCAAGAAAGGCCTCCCTCATTGATGGGAATCCATTTGCAGCGGCCTGCCCACCAACGTTTGTATCTATATGTCCCAAGGGGTATCCCCTAGGCTGGTGGTACCAAACTTTCAGGAGGTACCAACCCATGGATGCAAGCAAAAAGGAACAGGTAGCACTGTTCCGCTTCGGACTCATCTTCCCTCTGCTCGACGATCGGTTGAAGCATGGGGACATCACACGCCTGGCGAACCAGATTTGCGAGAGGGAGCACGACATACCGTTCTCCGGCAAGAAGACGGTGAGCATGCCGACGATTTACAACTGGCTGAATGCCTACCGCAGGAACAGGAACATCGAGGACCTGTATCCCAAGGACCGTTCGGACAAGGGCTGCCGCAGGAGAATCAGCAGCGAGACCGAGCAGGCACTGCTGGTATTCCGCCAGCAACATCCCGAATGCAAGATCACCACCTTGGTGAGGATGGCCGAGAAACAAGGCATCTTCCTGCCCTCGGAGGTGGTTGACATGACCCTCATCTACCGGATCTTCCGCAACCAGAGGGCCAAGGGGAAGGTCCCCGGCGACAAGGACATGCGCCGCCTTGAGATGGAGCATGTAAACCAGGTCTGGTACCTGGATGCAATGGTGGGCCCGAAGGTGTATGTGGGGCAGGGAAAGGAACGAAGGCTGGTTGTTTCCAAGCTGTTTGCAATCATAGATGACAAGAGCCGGCTTGTTCCCTATGCCCGTTTCTACCGTGACGAGACAAGCGAGAGCCTGCTGGATTGTCTCTGGGGTGCATTCAATGCAAGGGGACTGCCCCGCCAGTGCCACACCGACAATGGTGCGGCCATGAGGGATGAGCGGATAAAGCTCGGTTGTGCAGCCCTTGAGGTGAATTTCACACACTCAAGGCCCTACACCCCAACAGGGAAGGCGAAGGTGGAAAGATATTTTTCCACGGTACGCATGCAATTCCTGCCCACCCTGGGGGACAATCCCCTGGAGCTGTATGAGCTGAACCAGCGTTGGCTGGAATATCTTGATGAGTACAACGGCAGGTACCACGCCGGTATCGGGATGTCACCGATCCAGTGCTACCTGGGCGAGATTGAGGCGGTCAGGCCGGCCCCGCCGGACCTTCCCAGGCTGTTCAGGAAACGGGTGTACCGTACGGTTAGCAAGGCAAGGACGGTAAGCTTGGACTCGGTACTGCTTGAGGTTCCCCTGGGTTATTCAGGAAGGAAGCTGGAATTGCGTTACAACACCATCAGTGACGTTGAGGCATTCTATGACGGTGAGAGCCTCGGATTGCTCAGGCCGGTCGACTTTCATGCAAACTCACGAGCCCACAGGATGAAGGGGGTGCAGCAATGAACACTGACATCCGTACCTTCTACGGGTTCAAGCAGATGCCGTTCTCTGCTGAACTGAAACCAAACCAGATGTACCTGCTCTCTTCCATGGTGGATATAAGCAACAAGATACAGTTCGCCATCCAGAACAGCATGTATTTCACCATCATAGGGGATGTGGGGGCAGGCAAGTCAACTTCCTTGCGCTATTCCCTGCATCAGCTACCCGGCAAGAGCTACCAGGTCATTGACCTGGTGGGAGGCCAATGGAGCTTCATCGAGGTGCTCAGGCAATTCATGGCATCATTGGGCATCTTCACCAGGACAAACCAGCCTTCCACGATGCTCAGACAGATCCATGAGGCACTGGACCTCATCTACAATGATGGCAAGCGGCCTGTGTTGTTCCTGGATGAATGCCATCTTTTCACCGGGGATTTCTTCGCCCAACTGCATCTCCTGAGCCAACAGAGTCTGGCAAGGACGAGTGTGATACCCATTGTCATGTGCGGGCAGGAAGGATTGTTCGAGAAACTACGCAACCCGCAGGCCCGTCCATTGATGAGCCGGATTCTTGATGGATACAACCTCCGCAGTCTCTCGCAGGATGAGTGCTTCGGGTATATTGATCATCACCTGAAGGTCATCGGGGGAAGAGGTTCCGAGATTTTTGACAAGCCTGCACTGA
This sequence is a window from uncultured Sphaerochaeta sp.. Protein-coding genes within it:
- a CDS encoding IS66 family transposase, giving the protein MGDIQMSEREQELERRVQMLENQLSETQDQLSHVRMQLAEGQDAYSQLRSQHDQLLERIALLTARKFCPSSETSGQLNLFDEAEVGVPTAEEIEEERQQEKADTGNKKKRRHTILSVPANTPTIVRFHALSDENKDCRRCGTTLEVTGTKTINRLVRIPATMVVVQDVYEQAACPSCEADTGSGETNLVTEPSTALLPSSMADSSLVASVVSRKFCDHLPLYRQSEMFTREGLPLSRQTLSSWVVEAGKALEPLGRSLGKAVLSSPMVGMDETRVQVLHEPGRKATDKSCMVVQVGTSKTRKAILFTYRTGNSGKELSPLIEGYRGILQTDGLQQYIPIGKGTGITHLLCWAHARRRFAEIVKANPKAQKAKKAVTLIGNLYHADNQVRERWLAGELDDEAFVEQRATAAREPLAELREFLDRNAGIPPKTELGKAFEYTTSHWDGLVRYCNHALARLDNNEVEAKIRPFSIGRSNWLFANTVNGAKASALLFSLVESAKANNINPEDYLYLVMEKAPGCTSEEDWEGLLPWNIPMEEARPLREFLLSAKPDPNRTEPYMLRGKSI
- the tnpB gene encoding IS66 family insertion sequence element accessory protein TnpB (TnpB, as the term is used for proteins encoded by IS66 family insertion elements, is considered an accessory protein, since TnpC, encoded by a neighboring gene, is a DDE family transposase.), whose amino-acid sequence is MLFDTKGYRLYLRPGHVDFRKGSHALALLVEQEMELSPFDKCMFLFCSRHRDKIKILLWEDNGFWLLQKNLQKGRFPWPRSMERARAISNDQLIMLLSGIDCWNLLPVLRYESMG
- a CDS encoding IS3 family transposase gives rise to the protein MQQRYHFSVGYRKMAPLLQTESGIKTSQRRVHRIMREKGLQSTVRPKKYTAEIYLRRKQMKESLPPDLIQRKFFSLEPFKRLVEDITYLPCLEQMMYLNSIEDLFNGEIPAYAISEMVDSKLCTDTVDILAGKIDDTQGAILHSDLGSTYLSYAYRDLLEKLGIRISLGEVCYDNAAMESLNSIIKTECLYCRFGKSNVKNHKVPKKDVIAAVVEFIEYYNTTRPKESLGFMSPVEFRLRNPKGTYPVVIS
- a CDS encoding DDE-type integrase/transposase/recombinase, producing MDASKKEQVALFRFGLIFPLLDDRLKHGDITRLANQICEREHDIPFSGKKTVSMPTIYNWLNAYRRNRNIEDLYPKDRSDKGCRRRISSETEQALLVFRQQHPECKITTLVRMAEKQGIFLPSEVVDMTLIYRIFRNQRAKGKVPGDKDMRRLEMEHVNQVWYLDAMVGPKVYVGQGKERRLVVSKLFAIIDDKSRLVPYARFYRDETSESLLDCLWGAFNARGLPRQCHTDNGAAMRDERIKLGCAALEVNFTHSRPYTPTGKAKVERYFSTVRMQFLPTLGDNPLELYELNQRWLEYLDEYNGRYHAGIGMSPIQCYLGEIEAVRPAPPDLPRLFRKRVYRTVSKARTVSLDSVLLEVPLGYSGRKLELRYNTISDVEAFYDGESLGLLRPVDFHANSRAHRMKGVQQ
- a CDS encoding AAA family ATPase; translated protein: MNTDIRTFYGFKQMPFSAELKPNQMYLLSSMVDISNKIQFAIQNSMYFTIIGDVGAGKSTSLRYSLHQLPGKSYQVIDLVGGQWSFIEVLRQFMASLGIFTRTNQPSTMLRQIHEALDLIYNDGKRPVLFLDECHLFTGDFFAQLHLLSQQSLARTSVIPIVMCGQEGLFEKLRNPQARPLMSRILDGYNLRSLSQDECFGYIDHHLKVIGGRGSEIFDKPALIAVSQVSAGIPRNINSVCLLALKHGMEQSVQLITADIIRKVTRNWWE